The genomic DNA GGATATTTGATGGGTGCCCTTCCAGGGATAATGGTTGGTGTTTTAACGTGGGTTGTCTATGGAACTATAAATCCATATGGATTTCATCCAGTAATTTTTGTCGCCACATGTTTGGGTGAAGGATTTTATGGGTTTATAGGTTGGTTCTCAAGGAGGGTTGGGTCGGGTTCAGATATATTTCTAGCAAGCATAAGCAAAAGGCAATTGTTATGGTTAAATTTTAAGTTTGGTGTTATTGGTTTTCTCGCAACCTTTGTTTACGATTTATTTACAAATATAGTGTCTGCCGTAATATTTGGTCTCCCCCCAATAATGGGAGTAATAACTGGCGCATATTTTTCAATAGTCCATGAAGTATCAAACTTCTTTTTCTTCTTCTTTGGCTGTAGTATCATAGTCAAAGTAATCAAGAAATTAATTTATGTGGGAGGTGAGGAAAAATGATTCATAAAAAGAATATATGGGTATGGATCTCGCTCGGTCTTTTATGTCTCCTAATAGTATCCTTGTATATGGCTGCAACCTATTATAGTGAGGGCGAGCGATATAAGCGCCTTTATGAGCAATATAAAAGTCTCTACGAGAAAATAGTGGAAGAATACGAGAATATTATGGCGCGAATGATAAAAGTTAATGTTTTGATCGATTATGGAAATGGGACCTCAGAGTATCATAATGAAATCCTAGTTCAGAGGGATTCTACGCTCTTCGAGGTGATGAAGAGGATAGCCAAAATAGACTATATAACTAGTGAGTACGGTGTGTTTATAACGCATATAAACGGTGTAGGGGGAGAGACAGGCAAATATTGGCTATGGTATTTTCTAAATGTTACTTCAGGAGAATGGGAAATGCTTTGGGAATCATGCGACAAACATATTATGCAGGATGGAGAAACCGTGGCATGGAATTATACAGCGTCCTGGGGATAGAGTAAATTCTAAGTCATCAGAATATCAAGTAGATTAATGAAGACAAAAATAAGATTTACTAGGGATATTTAGAAGTCGTTAGATCCGAGATGTCAACGCTGTTATCGTATATACGGCTTAACAAGAATAGGACCGTAATTAAATTCTGCGTTCTTTCCATAGGTAACGTATCAGATAGAGATTCAATTTTACGACTTAATTCTTTAATTAATGGTTCTTTATCTCTTATAGATTCCGCTAGGGAGATATTACGTGACAAGAAAGATGTGACGGCGTTTTCATAAGCTTCGTGTATGATTTTGTAGAGATCATATAATGCTTTTGAGATTTCACTACTTAGCTCTAAGCCTTCAAATTTAATAGCATACTCAGCTATTTGCAATGATAAGTCCGCGATCGTCTCGATTAAACTTGCTACTAACCTATAATCTAAGCAATCTATTGGATGTATGTCTAGCTTCTCACTTAAACCAGGGTTCTGTATTATCGTCCTTAAAACCCTAACTAGCAAAAAGTAAAGTCTATCAACCTCGTTGTCTCTAGCGATAACATTCTTTGCTAATTGGACATCCCTATCTAATAATGCTGTAACAGCATCCCTATACATACTTGAGGTAATTAAGTGCTCACGGCGCAGGATTTTTTCTGGAGAGAGAGCTGAAGGCTCAAGCAAGCACTGCATAACTATTTTGCCATAGTTCTCTTCAATTATCTCTAAGCCTACAAGGCGGGATAGCGCCCTCTTAATAATGTCTCTCTGCTCTGGAGTAATTCGATCTTTAGTCTCAACACTTATAATATCATAACCTAAAAGATACTTACTAATAATCTCACGGTTAAGGAAGGGGCTTGGCTTAATAACAACCGCTTTAGGCGCTGGTTCAACTTGATATTTTGGATCAATTATAAGTTTTCCATCAGGCGTTATTAAGCTCGCAACAACCGACCCGCGGCTTATACCATTACTTATAGCCCATTCTTTAGGTAATGTTACAAAGAAAGTTCCGCCCCTCGTCATTTGCACTTTTCGAAGCTCCATTATTATCCCAATAATAAATCTTTTCACTAACAATAGAGATTATATAGATGGAGGTATAAAAAGTATGTTAAATTTTGAGTTAATACTTAAAAATATATGTTATTAGTAGTTAACAATAGTAGTTGATAAAATAGTATTTCTTCTAGAAGACATGAACCTTTATATATTTACGCATGTTAAGAACTACTATTAATCTACTACCTATATTTGTTTTGTGAGATAAGAGAAAATGCTGGAGCTTAATGAAAATATTAGGAAGGCTGTTTCATTAATAATTGAATCCGGATATCAAATCGATAGAGAAGCCTTTGAGCTCCTAAAGAAAATCTCCCAGAAGATTGATCTAGATTTTATTGTCAAAAGTATTATTGATGAGGTCAATTCTCTTCCGGAAAAACCTCTCCTGATAACTCGTGAAATCCTAGAAGGCAAGATTAAGGAAAAGAATATTCTTGAGGAAGCCATCACCGCGCCTGCTGTAACTGGGAAGGGAAGTTTCCAGCAGTATGCTAAAAATATCGAGTCTGATCTAAAAGTGATAAGTGATCCAACTAATAAAATAAGTGCAACCGGATCATTGGAAGATTGTATAGAATATTTTAGGAGCCGCTTTAGAAAAATAAGTAGAATAATTAGAAGCCGTGTAGATTCCAAGGATGCTGGCAGTATAGAGGATGCATTAAAGACTCCAGAAAACTCTCGAATAAAAATTATTTGTATGATAACTGAGAAGCGCGAAACTAAACGTGGAATATTCTTTAAGGTTGAAGATTTAGAGAATCAAGCAGTCGTATTTGTACCAATAGAAAATCATAGCGCATATTCAAAAGCTCAAAGGATCCTTTTAGATCAAGTTATCTGTGTAAATGCTTTACATGGAAAAAATGATCTGTTTATAGCGGAAGACCTGATTTTCCCAGATGTTCCATTAAAGAAACCTAATAAATCATCTGTGCCAGTATGCGCTGTTCTTTTATCAGATCTACACGTTGGGAGTAAAATGTTCATGGAGAAAGAATTTAGGCGATTTATAAGATGGTTAAAGGGGGAGATTGGTGGAAATAGCCTTAGGGAGATAGCAAGCCGCACTAAATATTTGATAATAGCTGGAGATATCGTTGACGGTGTAGGAATCTATCCTAAGCAATTCGAGGAGTTGGAGATAAAGGATCTCTATAGGCAATATGAGAAAGCTGCTAGAATAATTGAGGAAATTCCAGAATATATTGAAATAGTTGTTATACCAGGCAATCATGATGCCACCAGAAGAGCGCTTCCTCAACCAGCCATACTGCGGGAATATGCTGAACCATTATATGATCTTGGAAGAATAAAATTTCTAGGAGACCCATCAGTCATAAGCTTGCATGGCATAAGCATTCTCATATCTCATGGACGAAGTTTAGACGATGTGATCTCATCGATCCCAAATATGAGCTTTCAAGAGCCAGATGAAGCCATGAAAATTCTACTGCAATGCAGACATTTAGCTCCAGTTTATGGAATGAAAACCCTAATAGCTTCCGAAGCTGTTGATCATCTAGTTATAGAACATGTGCCTGACATATTCCATGCAGGGCATGTGCATATGATGAAATACAGTATTTATCGAAATATACTTGTAGTTAATTCAGGCGCATGGCAGGAGCAGACTGAGTATCAAAAGGAGATGGGGCATATACCTAATCCAGGTATAGTCCCGATAGTGAACCTTCAGACTCTGGAAGTTACTCCAATAAACTTCACTTCAATCTAATATAGCAAGTTATTTAGATGAAGAAGAAAATATGTATTTAGGTTTATAATTCATTATGCTTCTGAATCTCTCGTCTTCAGAGAGAACTTCATCGATGACCTTTCGTGAAACCCCAAGACTTATCTTTTTTGTTCGTCCATATCGTCCGAGACTCACTACACGTGAGTTTAAGAGACCCATAACATCTAACTCATTTATTAGTCCACTCACTCTTCTCTGTGTTAATGGGCTTATACCTAATTGTTCACAGAGTTCTGAGTAAAGATTGTATATATCGCCAGTTACTGAGCGATTTGAATCAAACTTACTGAGGAAATATACGCTTAAAAGAACAATTTTCGAGTGAGTTGGTAGACTTTTTATGCTTTCATAAACTTGATCATGTTCGATTCTCTCTTGAGCATCACGCACATGGATCTCTGTAATTTTCTTGTCGCCTCTCCGCTCAGCTATTTCACCAGCAACCCTCAAAAGATCAAGAGCCCTCCTTGCATCACCATGCTCAGCGGCCGCTAGGGCAGCGCAAAGTTTAAGAGCCCCCTCAGTTAACACACCGTCATAAAATGCGATTTTAGATCTCTCCACGAGAATATCTTGAAGTTCGTCAGCATTATAGGGTTTAAAAACAATCTCTTCTTCGCTTAATGTGCTTAGCACTCTTGGATCAAGAAACTCCTTAAATTTTAAGTCATTAGATATTCCTATAATTGACACTTTACTATTATTTAAGCTTTCATTTATTCTGGTGAGTTCATATAATAGCGTGTCGCCGCGAACTTTAACGAGTGCGTCAATTTCATCTAATGCAACAAGAAAAATTATGCCCTGAGACTCTAAATTTTTCCTAAATCTATCAAAGATTTCGCCAACAGCTAAACCTGTGAAGGGAACTTTAATATCAATACTTGAGCATAAAGTAGCAAGAACCCTATACTCCGTTCCAGCCAACCTACAATTTACAAAGCAGACTTTGAGGGGGGAACTTATTTCCTTAGCTTTTTGAGCGATCTTATTTAGTACAAATTTAACAACAGCTGTTTTTCCAGTACCAGTTTTACCATAAATTAAAACATTAGAGCAGGGTGAGCCCCTTAAGGCTGGAGCAGTTATTTCACCCAAGCGAAGAATTTCCTCTTTTCTATGTGGGAGATTATCAGGAACATAATCATGCCTTAAAACTTCTCTATTCCTAAAAATTCTTGATCCCTTAAGAAACTGTGCAAATACTTTATCTAAGATGTTCTCCTGTTCTTCCATAATTAGGCACCCAGCGATTTACTAGGAAGATTAGTAAAGAATTTTCTTTTTTACAATTAAGGACTGTCATACAAAAAAATAGACAAAGAACATAAAATGTTAAAGAAAAGGAGGCTCCCACCCCTATATTTCTACTGGAAAGCCCCTAACTATTGTTTAAATTTCTTTTTGTTAAAAGAAAAGCAGCCCCCATTTAATGTTCTGGAAAATCATATTTAATTCCATTCATACAATTTTTTATACAATCTTTTCATAGAAATTAAGGTTATTGGATAGTTTTTTAATTTGGAATATGATTTTTCCTCTTTTACAATTTATTTTTTTACATTTCTCTTTTTCTCTCCAGTAGAAATGTAGGGGTCCGTGTGATTGTTTTGGAGCATAGATAACAATCTGATGGAGAAAGAAATAATTAACAGATTGTTAAGTGCCTGTTAAATAATGTCCTATTAAACAAAATTTTCGCTCATCTTTCACTATAATAGTCTAAAAATTCTTTTTCTTAGTAAAAAAGCCACCCCTCCATTTCCTTTGAAGAAAGAGAATCTTTTCAATTTTTATTTTATTTTGAACAGATACGTTGAATGTTAAGTTTGTTAACTGAAAAATTTGCAAATTTTTCTTTTTTCTAAATAAGAGGCTTTTTTTTTCTTTTTAGACTTCATATGTTAACCAAATAATTTATAACTTGTGAAGTGATAATTGTTAATAGCATAGCGGAAAATCATTGGTGATCATCCTATTGCCAGTAAGGAAGATGAAAGTGGAGGTTTATGATGAATCTGGAAATCGTTACATAATAAGCTTTGAGGGTAGAGTTACTAGGGAAAAAGCCTTGAAGATACTTGATATGGTTGAATTACTTGGCGGTATGCCTATAGCAGAGCCGCTTGAATATTCACAGGATCTCTCAAAGATTGAGAAGGTTCTTTCAATTGTTAAGAGAAGGTTCCCAGTAACCTGGTTTTCAGCTAAGGAAGTTCAAGAGACATATGAGAGAGAAATTAATGAACCAATTAGCTTAAGCGCGATCTCAACCTATCTTTCAAGACTTTCCGAGAGAGGAGTGTTAATAAAAACTAAAAGTGGAAATCGCGTATCTTTTAGGCTTGTTACGCGGGAATTGAGGGAAGTCATGAAATCTCTTAAGGATTAGGCTTTAGACTCTTTAAAATTTCCTCCATTTCCTTATTAAGTCGGTAGACGAAGGGCGTCCTGTCTTCTCTTCTCTCCACAAAACCACGCGTATAGAGACTTTTCATTAAACGGGCTGTGTGCTCCCTTGTTAATTTAATTCTATCCTTTATTTCAGATACCGTTTTCTCTCCCTCTTTTGCCAGAATCTCTAAAACCTTTAGCTCCGTTTCGGTAAGTGAGACTAAAGTTGCACTTTCCCCTATTAGCGTAGATGACTTAATTTCACCCTCCTCCTTTTTAACTTCTTTCTTATGCTCCATCTCTTTTTCTCTGATAGTCTTCTCAATCTCACCTATTTTCTCTAGAATCTCATTATACTTGGTAATTAAATCATCAACCCTATTTTTTAAATTTGTAAACTCGGCGGAAGAGACTTCCCTATAGCTACTTAAATTCTCTAGTTTGCCCTTAATATCCAGAATAGCAGAGTTTATCTCCTCGATCTCTTTCGTCCTTTTAAGAGAGAGATCCTCATAGTTTTTGGCTATCTCTTGGATCCTTTCTTCCTGTCGCTGAATATCTTTGTTAAAGCTGAAGATAATATCATCAAGAATCTTCTTCGCCCGCTCATATTCTAGGGCTATATCTTTTAGCCGCCTAAGATAAATAAGCAAAAACAGGGAAGTAACGCTGAAAAGGATAGCGTAAAGGATCATTATGAAAATCTCCATGATATCACCCTTGTGATATCACATATCACGTGATCTATAAGCATCACACCTTCATCACATTATAATCACAGCATCGCTTAAAAAATTTATGTCTTATCAAAGTGCATATTGGAGATTTAAAGGTCCTTTTTTCCTTCCCAGGAATTAGATATTTTGGAAGCCTTTAATCGCGTGATTTTGTGATATCATATTATTAGACAAATTGTGATTTTGTGATATCACAACTTACCGGACATGGCTCTTGGCCTAGAGAGGGAAGATAGGGCTTTTTCTATCTCATTTTGCAATATTTGTATTACTTTTATTTGTTCCTCGCTTATCTGTCCTTTTTCCCATAAATCCCGGTACTTTTCACTATAAGCACGTATCTTATTTGAAATTTCAATGTACGGATTTAGACGTGAATCCTCAAAAATGCCTAAATAACCTAGAAGAAGTATCGTATAAATAGACCTAATAATATTTCTTCTTGCTTGCGCTAACGTCCTATTGAATGAGCCGCGACTCACACCGGATTTTATGAGTCTTAGCTTTGCTTTATCCTCATAAACTATTTTTTTATCACTTATTTTTTCGGCTAAAATGTCTATTAGGAATGTTTCTGCCTGTACTTTGGTTAAATTACTATTTTTTAGTAGTATTTTGAAAATTGGATCTTTATTCAGGTTTATTAGCCAATTTTGGACAAGTTCCTTTATAGTTGAATCTTTCAATATGATCGCCCTCTTTATTGGATACATTTCTGTATACGATCATTTTTAATCTTTTTACGAATCAACATAATATGTGACAACATGATATTTATGTGATGTTACGTGATCGTGATATTGTGATTTCAAGTTCTAA from Candidatus Bathyarchaeia archaeon includes the following:
- a CDS encoding ORC1-type DNA replication protein is translated as MEEQENILDKVFAQFLKGSRIFRNREVLRHDYVPDNLPHRKEEILRLGEITAPALRGSPCSNVLIYGKTGTGKTAVVKFVLNKIAQKAKEISSPLKVCFVNCRLAGTEYRVLATLCSSIDIKVPFTGLAVGEIFDRFRKNLESQGIIFLVALDEIDALVKVRGDTLLYELTRINESLNNSKVSIIGISNDLKFKEFLDPRVLSTLSEEEIVFKPYNADELQDILVERSKIAFYDGVLTEGALKLCAALAAAEHGDARRALDLLRVAGEIAERRGDKKITEIHVRDAQERIEHDQVYESIKSLPTHSKIVLLSVYFLSKFDSNRSVTGDIYNLYSELCEQLGISPLTQRRVSGLINELDVMGLLNSRVVSLGRYGRTKKISLGVSRKVIDEVLSEDERFRSIMNYKPKYIFSSSSK
- a CDS encoding PhoU domain-containing protein — its product is MELRKVQMTRGGTFFVTLPKEWAISNGISRGSVVASLITPDGKLIIDPKYQVEPAPKAVVIKPSPFLNREIISKYLLGYDIISVETKDRITPEQRDIIKRALSRLVGLEIIEENYGKIVMQCLLEPSALSPEKILRREHLITSSMYRDAVTALLDRDVQLAKNVIARDNEVDRLYFLLVRVLRTIIQNPGLSEKLDIHPIDCLDYRLVASLIETIADLSLQIAEYAIKFEGLELSSEISKALYDLYKIIHEAYENAVTSFLSRNISLAESIRDKEPLIKELSRKIESLSDTLPMERTQNLITVLFLLSRIYDNSVDISDLTTSKYP
- a CDS encoding helix-turn-helix domain-containing protein, whose amino-acid sequence is MEIFIMILYAILFSVTSLFLLIYLRRLKDIALEYERAKKILDDIIFSFNKDIQRQEERIQEIAKNYEDLSLKRTKEIEEINSAILDIKGKLENLSSYREVSSAEFTNLKNRVDDLITKYNEILEKIGEIEKTIREKEMEHKKEVKKEEGEIKSSTLIGESATLVSLTETELKVLEILAKEGEKTVSEIKDRIKLTREHTARLMKSLYTRGFVERREDRTPFVYRLNKEMEEILKSLKPNP
- a CDS encoding DUF4430 domain-containing protein, which encodes MIHKKNIWVWISLGLLCLLIVSLYMAATYYSEGERYKRLYEQYKSLYEKIVEEYENIMARMIKVNVLIDYGNGTSEYHNEILVQRDSTLFEVMKRIAKIDYITSEYGVFITHINGVGGETGKYWLWYFLNVTSGEWEMLWESCDKHIMQDGETVAWNYTASWG
- a CDS encoding DNA-directed DNA polymerase II small subunit → MLELNENIRKAVSLIIESGYQIDREAFELLKKISQKIDLDFIVKSIIDEVNSLPEKPLLITREILEGKIKEKNILEEAITAPAVTGKGSFQQYAKNIESDLKVISDPTNKISATGSLEDCIEYFRSRFRKISRIIRSRVDSKDAGSIEDALKTPENSRIKIICMITEKRETKRGIFFKVEDLENQAVVFVPIENHSAYSKAQRILLDQVICVNALHGKNDLFIAEDLIFPDVPLKKPNKSSVPVCAVLLSDLHVGSKMFMEKEFRRFIRWLKGEIGGNSLREIASRTKYLIIAGDIVDGVGIYPKQFEELEIKDLYRQYEKAARIIEEIPEYIEIVVIPGNHDATRRALPQPAILREYAEPLYDLGRIKFLGDPSVISLHGISILISHGRSLDDVISSIPNMSFQEPDEAMKILLQCRHLAPVYGMKTLIASEAVDHLVIEHVPDIFHAGHVHMMKYSIYRNILVVNSGAWQEQTEYQKEMGHIPNPGIVPIVNLQTLEVTPINFTSI